Within the Vicinamibacterales bacterium genome, the region CGGCGATGGCAAGATCGACAATCACCAGAACTGGAAAGGGCGCTTCAAAGACAATTCGGACCGGATGCGGACGGGTTCCATCTACGACGTCGTCGAAGTGCTGAAGAGCCTGACGTTCCTCGCCAAGAGCAAGAACCTGTCGTTCCGCGAGAAGCGGATGCTCGACCGGGCGAAGTTCCTCGTCATCTCCGAGATCTCCGAGGTCGCCCGCGAGAAGAGCGAAGCGATCGAGCAGAAGGTGGATCTGGCGCTCGAGCGCTGCTTCTCGACCAAGGCCCGCGCCATCGCGCGCGCCAAGGCGGCCAAGGCCGCGCCGACCAGCCGCGTCACGGTGAAGCGCACCGCGCGCGCCAGCTAGACGCACCGCCGCCAACCGCACACGACGGAATCGAGGGGCCGGGCGATATGATCGCGCCGGCCCTTTTTTCATGCTGATCGCCGCCATCCGGTCGCTCGCCACCTACGTCGCGGTTTCGCTCTACGTCGTCCTGATGGGACCGCCGTTCCTGGCCCTGGCGCTCGCGACGGGGAAGCCGCTGCCGCTCTACCGCGTGGCGCTCGGCGGCGTGCGCCTGGGCCTGTGGCTGAGCGGCATCACGGTGGTGGTGAAGCACCGCGAGTACATCCTCCGCGATCGGGCGGCGGTGTATGCGGTCAACCACGCGAGCAACGTGGAGCCCCCCGTCCTCTATGCGGCGCTGGCGGAACTGTTTCCCCGGCTGCGCGTCCTGTACAAAGCCGAGTTGCGCAAGCTGCCGATCCTGGTGCGCGCGTTCGACCTCGCCGGCTTCGTCCCGCTGGAGCGCGGCAACCGCGAGCAGAGTCTGCCGGCGATCGAACGGGCGGCCGCGGCGCTGCGCGACGGCAACTCGTTCCTGATCTTTCCGGAGGGGACGCGCAGCCGCACCGGCGAGCTGTTGCCCTTCAAGAAGGGCGGGTTCATCATGGCGCTGCAGGCGGGCGCGCCAATCGTGCCGGTGGCGATCGCCGGCACGCGCGATGCGATGAGGAAAGGCAGCCTGGTGATCCGGCCGGTCCGCGTCACCGTACGGTTCGGCCAGCCGATCGAGACGGCCGGGTTGTCGCTCGAGGATCGCGACGCGCTGGTGGCGCGGGTTCGCGGCGCGGTGGCCGGGCTGTTGCAGGAGCAGGGCTGAGACGATGGAACTACTCGGGACCTCGCTCGGAGCGCTGGGCCGCACGATGGGCTTCTCGTTCGCGGCGGGGATCAACCTGTACGCGACCGTCGCCATCCTCGGCCTGGCCAGCCGTTACGGCTGGGTCGCGCTGCCGCCGCAGTTCCAGGCGTTCGACAACAACTGGATCATCGGCACGGCGATCGCGCTCTACGTCGTCGAGTTCTTCGCCGACAAGATTCCCTGGATCGACTCGATGTGGGACGCCGTCCACACGGTCATCCGGCCGATCGGCGGCGCGGCGATCGCCGTCACGACCCTGGGAGACGCCTCGCCGACGACCGAGGCCATGGTGGCGCTGCTCGGCGGCACGCTCGCGGCGAGCACGCACTTCACCAAGTCCGGCACACGCGTCGTCGCCAACGCGAGCCCGGAGCCGTTCACCAACTGGGCGTTGAGCATCGGCGAAGACATCTTCGTCGTCGGCCTCGGGTTCCTGGCGCTGAAATATCCGGCGGCGGCAGCCGTCGTCGTGATCGTCGCGCTCGCGATCATCATCGCCCTGTCGGCGTGGATCATCCGTGCGGTCAGGCGGCGGTTCCGACGTGCGGACATCCCGGCGCCACGGGTCGCTCCGCAAGGACGGCA harbors:
- a CDS encoding CarD family transcriptional regulator — its product is CLIPSRDTLRCGGRVTFQIGDKVIYPNHGLGVVQGIETKTILGTTCGFYHLRMVANETTVLVPVDNVDGVGLRRAIGDEEIERLFGLLGDGKIDNHQNWKGRFKDNSDRMRTGSIYDVVEVLKSLTFLAKSKNLSFREKRMLDRAKFLVISEISEVAREKSEAIEQKVDLALERCFSTKARAIARAKAAKAAPTSRVTVKRTARAS
- a CDS encoding lysophospholipid acyltransferase family protein; amino-acid sequence: MLIAAIRSLATYVAVSLYVVLMGPPFLALALATGKPLPLYRVALGGVRLGLWLSGITVVVKHREYILRDRAAVYAVNHASNVEPPVLYAALAELFPRLRVLYKAELRKLPILVRAFDLAGFVPLERGNREQSLPAIERAAAALRDGNSFLIFPEGTRSRTGELLPFKKGGFIMALQAGAPIVPVAIAGTRDAMRKGSLVIRPVRVTVRFGQPIETAGLSLEDRDALVARVRGAVAGLLQEQG
- a CDS encoding DUF4126 domain-containing protein yields the protein MELLGTSLGALGRTMGFSFAAGINLYATVAILGLASRYGWVALPPQFQAFDNNWIIGTAIALYVVEFFADKIPWIDSMWDAVHTVIRPIGGAAIAVTTLGDASPTTEAMVALLGGTLAASTHFTKSGTRVVANASPEPFTNWALSIGEDIFVVGLGFLALKYPAAAAVVVIVALAIIIALSAWIIRAVRRRFRRADIPAPRVAPQGRH